The following are from one region of the Magallana gigas chromosome 4, xbMagGiga1.1, whole genome shotgun sequence genome:
- the LOC136274995 gene encoding uncharacterized protein, whose product MSTSSQITESSESRNIEGFADKKSELLRCALCKGRTWDPITLHCLHSLCNKCFKVKVKEQQKENCDNNKDVMLDCPSCNYQTSGSLKTDIKIYFAAPQAVKSLLDIEYGLDSPVCVSCKNRGKTTQSMFWCLDCIDHFCGECFDFHSSLPVLDKHNTCSLAEVKKDPGLVMKAREICAKHSLRFTKFCTEQECVCCDFCLSSDHIDDCKGAHKEIQHNKISELVNPKVGELQESLRKMIQDLDSKDKELTAVESNIEEFFKEEQMKADEKSQTMKKRLLESTDSLLAESYKISFYKIQEVESKITALKLKRSVLKNAVDLLTALQSGSDVSYFLEVKKIKQVIKHAENFCDNAEEGGMSKFLVSFEKPLETLSDVKCFGKITEIQPISNQTSPVDDNQNEYWAHIWSGLQPYYWYSESSESESSERDEDFCVNSNSTNLKCTCIGFGGNLFTPSLSIDIEDGFSHVTGCDWKSENEIVIVDQKIKGSPEIRVYDIHNGDLTWKVTLDQKPYGICVLPGNECVVTFPNEMKIQVYSLFDFSLRREVDVGIKCYGVFYWYNSRGGITMVAGEDKIIFYDKNFSETKCLTVEGEDIRYICAYNNNLIFYSDIKTNRVYSVLGNGNNRFEYTDDDQMIGAAGLIIDESKNVYVCEKGEDCIHVLNKSGDFIRKINVGRNPTAISLSGNETNLCIIRGGRHVNNIADIYTS is encoded by the exons ATGAGCACTTCCAGTCAAATTACG GAGTCAAGTGAATCAAGGAATATTGAAGGATTTGCAGATAAGAAATCAGAACTCCTTCGATGTGCACTTTGTAAAGGAAGGACATGGGATCCCATTACATTACATTGCCTACACTCACTGTGCAACAAGTGtttcaaggtcaaggtcaaggaGCAGCAAAAGGAAAACTGTGATAACAACAAAGATGTAATGCTAGATTGTCCCTCTTGTAATTACCAAACATCTGGGAGTTTGAAAACAGacattaagatatattttgcTGCCCCACAAGCCGTAAAATCTCTCTTAGATATTGAATATGGACTGGACTCTCCAGTTTGTGTGTCTTGTAAAAACAGAGGAAAAACTACACAGTCGATGTTCTGGTGTTTGGATTGCATCGACCATTTTTGTGGAGAATGTTTTGACTTTCATTCCTCTTTACCAGTGTTGGACAAACACAATACCTGCAGTCTTGCAGAGGTAAAGAAAGACCCCGGCCTTGTAATGAAAGCTAGAGAAATTTGTGCTAAACACAGTTTGCGGTTTACTAAATTCTGTACTGAACAAGAATGTGTCTGTTGCGATTTTTGTTTGTCCTCAGATCATATTGACGACTGTAAAGGTGCACATAAAGAAATACAACATAATAAAATTTCTGAACTTGTGAATCCTAAAGTGGGAGAGTTACAGGAATCGCTTAGGAAAATGATTCAGGACCTAGATAGCAAGGACAAGGAACTGACTGCTGTTGAAAGTAATATTGAAGAATTCTTTAAAGAAGAACAAATGAAAGCTGATGAAAAAAGTCAAACCATGAAAAAACGATTGCTGGAGTCAACAGATTCATTACTGGCAGAATCCTATAAGATATCGTTTTACAAAATACAAGAAGTGGAATCAAAGATCACAGCACTCAAGCTAAAGAGGTCTGTTCTAAAGAATGCAGTAGACTTACTGACTGCATTACAGAGTGGATCGGATGTTAGTTATTTTCTGGAAGTGAAGAAGATAAAACAAGTAATAAAGCATGCTGAGAATTTTTGTGACAATGCTGAAGAAGGGGGCATGTCAAAGTTTTTGGTTTCATTTGAAAAACCTCTTGAAACACTGTCTGATGTGAAGTGTTTTGGGAAAATTACAGAGATTCAGCCTATTTCAAATCAAACCAGCCCAGTTGATGACAACCAAAACGAATATTGGGCACACATTTGGAGTGGGCTGCAACCTTACTACTGGTATAGCGAATCCTCAGAGAGCGAGTCCTCGGAAAGGGATGAGGACTTTTGTGTAAATTCGAATTCTACAAATTTAAAGTGTACATGTATCGGCTTTGGAGGGAATTTGTTTACACCCTCGTTATCGATAGATATAGAAGACGGATTTTCACATGTGACTGGGTGTGACTGGAAGTCAGAAAATGAGATAGTTATTGTGGACCAAAAAATAAAGGGTAGCCCAGAGATCCGTGTTTATGACATCCACAATGGGGATTTAACTTGGAAAGTGACACTTGACCAAAAACCATACGGTATATGTGTTCTGCCAGGAAATGAATGCGTGGTAACATTtccaaatgaaatgaaaatccAAGTCTACAGCCTTTTTGATTTTTCTCTTCGAAGAGAAGTTGATGTCGGAATAAAATGTTACGGTGTATTCTACTGGTATAACTCTCGAGGGGGGATAACTATGGTGGCTGGTGAGGACAAAATCATTTTCTATGATAAAAACTTTTCGGAAACCAAATGCCTGACTGTTGAAGGGGAAGACATTCGCTACATCTGCGCGTACAACAACAACCTTATTTTTTACAGTGATATAAAAACCAACAGAGTCTACAGTGTCTTGGGAAATGGCAATAACAGATTTGAATACACAGATGATGATCAAATGATAGGTGCTGCTGGACTCATCATTGATgaatcaaaaaatgtttatgtttgtGAAAAAGGAGAggactgtatacatgtattgaacaaATCTGGAGACTTTATTAGAAAAATTAATGTGGGTAGAAATCCAACAGCAATCTCTCTATCTGGAAACGAGACGAACCTCTGCATTATTCGTGGCGGGCGACATGTCAACAATATCGCAGACATTTATACTTCATAG
- the LOC105335647 gene encoding probable E3 ubiquitin-protein ligase MID2, whose product MSYQDLITCPICLENYTKPRYLPCLHTYCEECLTDYISTAYNKEENGFSCPTCRMPNKVEVSENISPKMAAAGFPINHMIMTLLDQRDIENKDVSCNPCSKRGRKEPGKFWCYSCSAALCEACGEFHTSLPILADHRIAPLEDSSDVPVLASTAHDVCEIHAGKKLEMFCQDHDVACCATCTMVNHRKCETVITLFDAAKSFKETSANTTESVVKEIQSLIEQFDVKIADCTKEYETLESATESRTEEIQEFSDKIINHADKLKSDFDLKLAEAKSKKMMEIQNRKKELSNMQNMLSNCEGILNAVDEKCSKIQMLTIIPNLIKLRDESSAKLEEIKQNPITQNIEVVIDQRIEDCAKVESLGKLIEN is encoded by the coding sequence ATGAGCTATCAGGACTTGATAACCTGTCCGATATGTCTAGAGAACTATACAAAACCTCGCTATCTGCCATGTCTTCATACGTACTGCGAGGAATGCCTCACGGACTACATTTCTACTGCATATAACAAAGAGGAAAATGGATTTTCGTGCCCGACCTGTCGCATGCCCAACAAAGTGGAAGTGTCAGAAAACATTTCACCAAAAATGGCCGCCGCTGGGTTTCCTATCAATCATATGATAATGACTTTACTTGATCAGAGGGACATAGAAAATAAAGATGTCAGTTGCAACCCATGCTCTAAAAGAGGCCGAAAGGAACCTGGCAAGTTTTGGTGTTATTCCTGTAGTGCAGCGCTATGCGAGGCTTGTGGAGAGTTCCACACGTCATTACCAATCCTTGCTGATCACAGAATCGCTCCGTTAGAAGACTCATCAGATGTTCCAGTCCTTGCCTCGACTGCGCACGATGTATGTGAGATCCACGCCGGGAAGAAACTAGAAATGTTCTGCCAAGACCACGATGTTGCTTGCTGTGCAACATGCACAATGGTTAACCATAGGAAATGCGAAACAGTCATAACACTCTTTGATGCAGCGAAAAGTTTCAAAGAGACATCAGCTAACACGACTGAAAGCGTTGTTAAAGAAATCCAGTCCTTGATTGAGCAGTTTGATGTTAAAATAGCAGATTGCACTAAAGAGTATGAAACACTAGAATCAGCTACTGAGAGTCGAACAGAGGAAATACAAGAATTTAGTGACAAAATTATTAATCATGCTGACAAACTGAAATCGGACTTTGATCTTAAACTGGCGGAGGCTAAGTCAAAGAAGATGATGGAAATTCAAAACCGAAAGAAAGAGCTCTCaaacatgcaaaatatgttGTCGAATTGTGAAGGCATATTAAATGCTGTTGATGAAAAGTGCTCGAAAATTCAGATGTTGACAATAATTCCGAACCTAATCAAACTTCGTGATGAAAGCAGTGCCAAACTAGAAGAAATTAAGCAAAACCCTATCACTCAGAACATAGAGGTTGTCATTGATCAAAGAATTGAAGATTGTGCAAAAGTGGAGTCCCTTGGAAAGTTGATAGAAAACTGA